The Flexivirga oryzae genome has a segment encoding these proteins:
- a CDS encoding [protein-PII] uridylyltransferase produces the protein MMSIDQERLGLAGTREFTRPGAGAARRERLAAYNLDLMRELWADATAQVRVPGDGVALAVVGSVARRDGGPLSDYDLVLVHATRSFGGKKLDALADALWYPLWDKGIRLDHSIRTPKECRAVASDDLAAAVGLLDIEPVAGDELLVAQVRQSIAHDWRANARKRLPELVESLRVRHERHGGLANDLEPDLKEAAGGLRDMAVLRSLAAAWLADRPHGAVDAAYDRLLDVRDALHVVTGRGRDRLARQDQDAVAALLGEPDSDALLTSVVQAGRVISHALDDTVRRAGQSQRARALRTGPRRPILRPLGHGLYLHDGEVVLGSREMHQRGALVLLRAATAAASREVPIGPSTLRNLTGELPSIPAPWPAELRDAFVDLLASGPGLVRVWETLDLAGVIGAWLPEWSAVRGRPQRSPVHRHTVDRHLIETVVQAAALRDRVRRPDLLLIAALLHDIGKIAGVHDHAVEGAPVAVNIARRMGFDTADVEVLELLVREHLALVDLATRRDPHDPQTTKALVTAVEERPDVLELLAALTEADAIGAGPKAWTSWRAGLVRSLVEHARSALGERSMPVAGEDAVLDPVVVQRVALRAPYIVVNGTSSGATIEIADRDRPGLFAASARLLASFGMTVRSARVRTTDGIAHNTWQVEAPLADLPDAEQLVRGFQEPGRSSRRQPRVIPEGRRVGMPPSRATVVPDASADALVLEVRAADRPGLLGDLGDAFATQGLAIRSAHVATYAGQSLDTFYLTPAAVTPPDVARIIGALIDACDGAPPRAG, from the coding sequence ATGATGAGCATCGACCAGGAGCGGCTGGGCCTCGCCGGGACCCGGGAGTTCACCCGGCCCGGTGCGGGGGCGGCCCGGCGGGAACGGCTGGCGGCATACAACCTCGACCTGATGCGTGAGTTGTGGGCCGACGCGACCGCCCAGGTGCGGGTACCCGGCGACGGGGTCGCGCTCGCGGTCGTCGGCAGCGTGGCGCGCCGCGACGGCGGTCCACTGTCCGACTACGACCTGGTGCTGGTGCACGCGACGCGTTCGTTCGGGGGCAAGAAGCTCGACGCGCTGGCCGACGCGCTCTGGTATCCGTTGTGGGACAAGGGAATCCGGCTCGATCACAGTATTCGCACCCCGAAGGAGTGCCGCGCCGTCGCGTCCGACGACCTGGCCGCGGCCGTCGGACTGCTCGACATCGAGCCGGTCGCCGGTGACGAGTTGCTGGTCGCCCAGGTCCGGCAGAGCATCGCGCACGACTGGCGGGCCAACGCCCGCAAGCGGCTGCCGGAGCTGGTCGAGTCGCTGCGGGTGCGGCACGAACGACACGGTGGCCTGGCCAACGACCTGGAGCCCGATCTGAAGGAGGCGGCCGGCGGGCTGCGCGACATGGCGGTGCTCCGGTCACTGGCCGCCGCCTGGCTGGCCGACCGGCCGCACGGTGCGGTGGACGCGGCATACGACCGGCTCCTGGACGTGCGCGACGCGTTGCACGTCGTGACCGGCCGCGGGCGGGACCGGCTGGCGCGTCAGGACCAGGACGCCGTCGCGGCACTGCTCGGTGAGCCGGACTCCGACGCGCTGCTGACCTCGGTCGTGCAGGCGGGGCGGGTCATCTCGCACGCGCTCGACGACACGGTACGGCGGGCCGGCCAGTCGCAGCGCGCCCGCGCGCTGCGGACCGGCCCGCGCCGGCCGATCCTGCGGCCGCTCGGGCACGGGCTCTACCTGCACGACGGCGAGGTGGTGCTCGGCAGCCGCGAGATGCACCAGCGCGGCGCGCTGGTGCTGCTGCGGGCTGCCACCGCCGCGGCATCCCGCGAGGTGCCCATCGGGCCCAGCACCCTGCGCAACCTGACCGGCGAGCTGCCGAGCATCCCGGCACCGTGGCCGGCCGAGCTGCGGGACGCGTTCGTCGACCTGCTCGCGTCCGGGCCCGGGCTGGTGCGGGTCTGGGAGACCCTGGACCTGGCCGGCGTCATCGGCGCGTGGTTGCCGGAGTGGTCCGCGGTGCGCGGCCGTCCGCAACGCAGCCCGGTGCACCGGCACACGGTCGACCGGCACCTCATCGAGACGGTCGTGCAGGCGGCGGCGCTGCGCGACCGGGTACGGCGCCCCGACCTGTTGCTCATCGCGGCGCTGTTGCACGACATCGGCAAGATCGCCGGGGTCCACGACCACGCGGTCGAGGGCGCACCCGTGGCGGTGAACATCGCCCGGCGGATGGGTTTCGACACCGCGGACGTCGAAGTCCTCGAACTGCTGGTGCGCGAGCACCTCGCGCTCGTCGACCTGGCCACCCGGCGTGACCCGCACGACCCGCAGACCACCAAGGCGCTGGTCACCGCCGTCGAGGAGCGGCCGGACGTGCTGGAGCTGCTCGCGGCGCTCACCGAGGCGGACGCCATCGGCGCCGGGCCGAAGGCGTGGACCTCCTGGCGGGCCGGGCTGGTCCGGTCGCTGGTCGAGCACGCCCGGTCGGCGCTGGGGGAGCGGTCCATGCCGGTGGCCGGCGAGGACGCGGTGCTCGACCCGGTCGTCGTGCAGCGGGTGGCGCTGCGGGCGCCATACATCGTGGTGAACGGGACGTCGTCCGGGGCGACCATCGAGATCGCCGACCGGGACCGCCCGGGCCTGTTCGCCGCGAGCGCGCGGCTGCTGGCGTCATTCGGTATGACGGTGCGGTCGGCGCGGGTCCGGACCACGGACGGGATCGCGCACAACACCTGGCAGGTCGAGGCTCCGCTGGCGGACCTGCCGGACGCCGAGCAGCTGGTGCGGGGCTTCCAGGAACCGGGGCGCTCGTCGCGGCGCCAGCCGCGCGTCATACCCGAGGGGCGGCGGGTGGGTATGCCGCCGTCACGTGCGACCGTCGTGCCGGATGCGTCGGCCGACGCGCTCGTGCTGGAGGTGCGGGCCGCGGACCGGCCGGGGTTGCTCGGCGACCTCGGGGACGCGTTCGCGACACAGGGACTCGCCATCCGGTCCGCACACGTGGCGACCTACGCCGGCCAGTCTCTGGACACCTTCTACCTGACTCCCGCGGCCGTCACTCCGCCCGACGTGGCGCGAATCATCGGTGCGCTGATCGACGCGTGTGATGGTGCACCGCCTCGCGCGGGTTAA
- the ffh gene encoding signal recognition particle protein codes for MFNSLSDRLTSTFKNLRGKGRLTESDINSTIRDIRLALIDADVATPVVREFTGRIRERALGAEVSQALNPGQQVVKIVNEELIEVLGGQTRELQMAKRPPTVIMLAGLQGSGKTTFAGKLARHLRDKGHFPVLVAADLQRPNAVTQLEVVAERAGVPCFAPERGNIGGHDAASSEGTQSYGDPVWVAQAGVGQAKVRQYDVVIVDTAGRLAVDENLMKQAADIREAIQPDEVLFVIDAMIGQAAIETALAFQQGVDFTGVVLSKLDGDARGGAALSVASVTGRPIMFSSIGEQTKDIEVFHPDRMASRILDMGDVLTLIEQAEKAFDRDQAAAMARKFMDEEDFTFDDFLQQMSAIKKMGNLKALMGMLPGMAGMKDQLNALDEKEFDRVEAMVRSMTPFERTHPKQINGSRRARIAGGSGVTVSEVNSLLERFGQAQKMMRQMRRGGGMPGMPGLPGGGAGKRGKQQPKKKGKSGNPAKRAQQEAAAAQKATAARDKAMGSAFGQPEEEQDFSNLKLPKGFEKFLGPDAGKKD; via the coding sequence GTGTTCAACAGCCTGTCCGACCGCCTGACGTCGACCTTCAAGAACCTCCGGGGCAAGGGTCGCCTCACCGAGTCCGATATCAACTCCACGATCCGGGACATCCGGCTCGCGCTGATCGACGCCGACGTCGCGACGCCGGTGGTGCGCGAGTTCACCGGGCGCATCCGCGAGCGGGCGCTCGGCGCCGAGGTGAGCCAGGCGCTCAACCCGGGACAGCAGGTCGTCAAGATCGTCAACGAGGAGCTCATCGAGGTCCTCGGCGGGCAGACCCGTGAACTGCAGATGGCCAAGCGGCCGCCGACCGTCATCATGCTGGCCGGTCTGCAGGGTTCCGGTAAGACCACGTTCGCCGGGAAGCTGGCGCGCCACCTGCGCGACAAGGGGCACTTCCCGGTGCTGGTGGCGGCCGACCTGCAGCGACCCAACGCGGTCACCCAGCTCGAGGTGGTCGCCGAACGCGCCGGCGTGCCGTGCTTCGCGCCGGAGCGGGGCAACATCGGCGGCCACGACGCCGCCAGCAGCGAGGGCACCCAGTCCTACGGCGACCCGGTGTGGGTGGCGCAGGCCGGTGTCGGCCAGGCCAAGGTGCGCCAGTACGACGTGGTCATCGTCGACACCGCCGGCCGCCTCGCGGTCGACGAGAACCTGATGAAGCAGGCCGCCGACATCCGCGAGGCCATCCAGCCGGACGAGGTCCTGTTCGTCATCGACGCGATGATCGGTCAGGCAGCGATCGAGACCGCGCTCGCGTTCCAGCAGGGCGTCGACTTCACCGGCGTCGTGCTCTCCAAGCTGGACGGTGACGCCCGCGGTGGTGCCGCGTTGTCGGTGGCGTCGGTGACCGGGCGGCCGATCATGTTCTCCTCGATCGGTGAGCAGACCAAGGACATCGAGGTCTTCCACCCCGACCGGATGGCCTCCCGCATCCTCGACATGGGTGACGTCCTCACCCTCATCGAGCAGGCCGAGAAGGCGTTCGACCGTGACCAGGCCGCCGCGATGGCGCGCAAGTTCATGGACGAGGAGGACTTCACCTTCGACGACTTCCTGCAGCAGATGTCGGCCATCAAGAAGATGGGCAACCTCAAGGCCCTGATGGGCATGCTGCCCGGTATGGCGGGCATGAAGGACCAGCTCAACGCCCTCGACGAGAAGGAGTTCGACCGGGTCGAGGCGATGGTGCGCTCGATGACACCGTTCGAGCGCACCCACCCCAAGCAGATCAACGGATCCCGCCGTGCGCGCATCGCCGGCGGTTCGGGGGTGACCGTCTCCGAGGTCAACTCGCTGCTCGAGCGTTTCGGCCAGGCCCAGAAGATGATGCGCCAGATGCGGCGCGGCGGTGGCATGCCCGGTATGCCGGGACTGCCCGGCGGCGGTGCCGGCAAGCGCGGCAAGCAGCAGCCGAAGAAGAAGGGCAAGAGCGGCAACCCCGCCAAGCGTGCGCAGCAGGAGGCGGCGGCGGCGCAGAAGGCGACGGCGGCGCGCGACAAGGCGATGGGCAGCGCGTTCGGGCAGCCTGAGGAGGAGCAGGACTTCTCGAACCTGAAGCTGCCCAAGGGGTTCGAGAAGTTCCTCGGTCCGGACGCGGGCAAGAAGGACTGA
- a CDS encoding RNA polymerase sigma factor translates to MGGSTGDESELGDFVAARTAELHRTAYLLTADQDRAERLVEVAVAQLARHRTDIGQAGAEARRCMARLAATATTPTPATRTAAPTDDADTAIADLSPRQRAVLLLRCLDGHDTRSTARELGLAPSKVTDAEQSASHTVGFEPHDDRLRAALTDFSERATWPDPDVTLSRAEHVQPPRRHSRKRYIAAAAVIALTAAAPIGSQIAHDRWLNTPAGINASHGTHLRPYIEGYKLVGAQRVPAGAKRELELPSGDVITVACDNFSPTKESDAPVVRTAKSTGAWPCFKQSARFYYFATTEGNATIKAPPQQGHSIIVGIYRPVPWADYPVAQDNFHVVRRATLDTNAKMNFTKPPVRRGKTLVMTGRNGVFTGTVKKPAAARGTTLFLSGLLLPTTTGQYKVEVDGQAVTDCSYTAQDSTWCRFYDRDIRPVPLSPIFGTDTFDSARPGPVKVRVVVRDALGPWKLQLRYDRYDPEN, encoded by the coding sequence ATGGGCGGGTCGACCGGGGACGAGAGCGAGCTCGGCGACTTCGTCGCTGCTCGCACCGCCGAGCTGCACCGCACGGCATACCTGCTGACCGCGGACCAGGACCGCGCGGAGCGCCTCGTCGAGGTGGCGGTCGCGCAACTCGCCCGGCACCGCACCGACATCGGTCAGGCCGGTGCGGAGGCCCGGCGTTGTATGGCGCGCCTGGCGGCGACCGCCACCACGCCCACGCCGGCAACCCGCACCGCTGCGCCGACCGACGACGCCGACACCGCGATCGCCGACCTCTCACCCCGCCAGCGAGCCGTGCTGCTGCTGCGCTGCCTCGACGGTCACGACACCCGGTCGACGGCACGCGAACTCGGACTGGCACCGTCCAAAGTCACCGACGCGGAGCAATCCGCCTCGCACACCGTGGGATTCGAGCCACACGACGATCGTCTCCGAGCCGCACTCACTGACTTCTCCGAGCGCGCGACCTGGCCAGATCCCGACGTCACGCTCAGCCGGGCGGAGCACGTGCAACCCCCGCGACGCCACTCGCGGAAACGGTACATCGCGGCCGCTGCCGTCATCGCGCTCACCGCCGCCGCACCGATCGGCAGCCAGATCGCGCACGACCGCTGGCTGAACACGCCCGCGGGTATCAACGCCAGTCACGGCACGCACCTGCGCCCCTACATCGAGGGCTACAAGCTCGTCGGGGCTCAGCGGGTGCCGGCGGGCGCCAAGCGCGAGCTCGAGCTGCCGTCCGGCGACGTGATCACCGTGGCGTGTGACAACTTCTCGCCTACCAAGGAGTCGGATGCGCCGGTCGTCCGGACTGCCAAGAGCACGGGAGCTTGGCCGTGCTTCAAGCAGTCGGCCCGCTTCTACTACTTCGCCACGACCGAAGGCAACGCAACGATCAAGGCCCCTCCGCAGCAGGGGCATTCGATCATCGTCGGCATCTACCGGCCGGTGCCCTGGGCCGACTATCCCGTCGCGCAGGACAACTTCCATGTAGTACGTCGCGCAACGCTCGACACCAACGCGAAGATGAACTTCACCAAGCCCCCGGTGCGGCGCGGCAAGACGCTGGTCATGACCGGTAGGAACGGCGTGTTCACCGGCACCGTCAAGAAGCCTGCCGCCGCGCGGGGCACCACCTTGTTCCTGAGTGGTCTGTTGTTGCCGACGACGACGGGGCAGTACAAGGTGGAGGTCGACGGTCAGGCGGTCACGGACTGCTCCTACACCGCCCAAGACTCCACCTGGTGCCGGTTCTACGACCGCGACATCCGCCCCGTACCGCTCTCCCCGATCTTCGGCACTGACACCTTCGACTCGGCGCGCCCGGGTCCGGTCAAGGTCCGCGTTGTGGTTCGGGACGCACTGGGCCCGTGGAAACTTCAATTGCGTTACGACAGATACGACCCGGAGAACTGA